In Saccharomycodes ludwigii strain NBRC 1722 chromosome III, whole genome shotgun sequence, one DNA window encodes the following:
- a CDS encoding uncharacterized protein (similar to Saccharomyces cerevisiae YNL332W | THI12 | THIamine metabolism), giving the protein MSTDKITFLLNWQAAAYHIPIYLAQTKGYFK; this is encoded by the coding sequence ATGTCCACTGATAAAATCACCTTTTTACTTAACTGGCAAGCTGCTGCATACCACATTCCAATTTATTTGGCTCAAACCAAGGGATACTTCAAA
- a CDS encoding uncharacterized protein (similar to Saccharomyces cerevisiae YML120C | NDI1 | NADH Dehydrogenase Internal) → MTVDKSRPSVLILGTGFGSVGVLQNINTEKFNITVISPRDYFLFTPLLTSTTYGHLRDDSISFDFSYFLKDKSVHYIKDKVIKINQKSNKVIVSTGDTYDYDYLIIAVGTTTNTFSIPGVEEHAFFMRDLKNTQEIKRHVREVFCSIDRNTTKESLLQKLAFVVIGGGPTGVEVAGEFQDWFQGEVSKKYPKLMNYCSVTLIHNGPYLLNNFITETSKDLCYRTEQCLQNNNVNVELNTIVLKIIDDKQCLVKNTNTNRETILNYGTLIWCAGSEKTSLVKDLCKQLDKYQHETRGLNVDDKFTVLGTNNIYAIGDSIYSAELPPKASSAMKAGSYLAQEIFNKGFFGPEKKNYEPMKIKKRNGNLTYVTKGLTVVESGEIKDISFYYTLRRRYVYFSSLPTFKTKILLLANWLGLLCSKVFN, encoded by the coding sequence ATGACTGTAGATAAATCTCGGCCAAGTGTTTTGATCTTAGGGACCGGTTTCGGTTCTGTAGGGGTTttgcaaaatataaacactGAAAAGTTTAATATTACTGTAATCTCACCAAGAGactattttttattcacaCCTTTATTGACTTCTACTACCTATGGACATCTTAGAGATGACAGTATCAGTTTTGACTTTAGTTATTTCCTGAAAGACAAGTCTGTTCATTATATTAAAGATAAGGtgatcaaaataaatcaaaagtCAAATAAAGTTATTGTTTCCACTGGAGACACATatgattatgattatttgaTTATTGCTGTTGGTACCACGACAAATACGTTTTCAATTCCAGGTGTTGAAGAACACGCTTTTTTTATGAgagatttgaaaaatactcaagaaattaaaaggcACGTTCGAGAAGTCTTTTGTTCCATTGATCGTAATACAACAAAAGAAAGTTTGCTACAAAAATTGGcgtttgttgttattggaGGAGGACCTACTGGTGTAGAAGTAGCTGGTGAGTTCCAAGATTGGTTTCAAGGTGAGGTTTCTAAAAAATATCcaaaattaatgaattaTTGTTCAGTGACATTGATTCACAATGGgccatatttattaaataattttattacgGAAACTTCTAAAGACTTATGTTACCGTACAGAACAATGCCTACAAAACAACAATGTTAATGTCGAATTGAATACcatagttttaaaaattattgatgATAAACAATGTTTAGTTAAAAATACGAATACCAACCGagaaacaattttaaactATGGCACCTTGATTTGGTGTGCAGGTAGTGAAAAAACATCATTGGTGAAAGATCTGTGCAAACAATTAGACAAGTATCAGCATGAAACAAGGGGTTTAAATGTTGACGATAAGTTTACTGTCTTAggtactaataatatatatgctATTGGAGATAGTATATATAGTGCTGAATTACCACCGAAGGCTTCTTCCGCCATGAAAGCTGGTTCATATTTGGCACAAGAAATTTTCAACAAGGGATTCTTTGGTccggaaaaaaaaaattatgagCCAAtgaaaattaagaaaagaaatggaAATTTAACTTACGTTACCAAAGGTTTGACTGTTGTAGAAAGCGGTGAAATCAAAGATATctcattttattatactCTAAGACGTAggtatgtttatttttcgtCTCTTCCAACGTTCAagacaaaaatattgttgttggcTAACTGGTTAGGTCTTTTGTGTTCAAAAGTGTTTAATTAG
- a CDS encoding uncharacterized protein (similar to Saccharomyces cerevisiae YJL196C | ELO1 | ELOngation defective (paralog of YCR034W | ELO2)): protein MGPCWQQPGKTLLNFFAKILEFRLICFQIIIRVTYVPMIRN from the coding sequence ATGGGCCCATGCTGGCAACAGCCTGGCAAAACTctgttaaatttttttgcaaaGATATTGGAGTTCCGACTAATATGTTTTCAGATAATAATTAGAGTTACTTATGTCCCAATGATACGAAACTGA